The following coding sequences lie in one Thalassoglobus polymorphus genomic window:
- a CDS encoding ATP-binding cassette domain-containing protein, whose product MILVQDLTKEFTDLKRGPVAAVKNVSFEVKPGEIFGLLGPNGAGKTTCLRILSTVLKPTSGQALVAGYDVARFPESVRANIGFMSCNTGIYDRMTAREMVEYYGRLYGIEEERLQVRIDEIFDTLQMNEIRDILGSKMSTGMKQKVSIARTIVHDPPVLIFDEPTSGLDVLVARAVLEAVANLRDAGKCIIFSTHIMREVEKLCDRVAIIHKGEILDTGTVQELIDEYNRPDIEEVFFELIREHKEKLSLT is encoded by the coding sequence ATGATTCTTGTTCAAGATCTGACAAAGGAGTTCACTGATCTCAAACGAGGTCCCGTTGCGGCGGTGAAGAATGTCTCCTTTGAAGTAAAGCCGGGAGAGATTTTCGGACTGCTCGGTCCGAACGGTGCGGGCAAAACAACGTGCCTGCGAATCTTGAGTACAGTTCTGAAACCGACATCTGGTCAAGCATTAGTCGCTGGCTACGATGTTGCTCGCTTTCCAGAATCGGTCCGCGCGAACATTGGCTTTATGTCATGCAACACCGGTATTTATGACCGCATGACAGCTCGCGAAATGGTGGAATACTACGGTCGCTTATACGGTATTGAAGAAGAGCGGCTCCAGGTTCGTATTGATGAGATCTTCGATACTCTGCAGATGAATGAAATCCGCGATATTCTGGGGTCGAAGATGTCGACCGGAATGAAACAGAAAGTTTCGATTGCCCGGACGATTGTTCACGATCCACCGGTTCTGATTTTTGATGAACCGACATCTGGTCTGGACGTGTTAGTGGCGCGGGCCGTTCTCGAAGCAGTCGCAAACCTGCGTGATGCTGGCAAATGTATTATCTTTTCGACCCACATCATGAGAGAAGTTGAGAAGCTGTGCGACCGCGTGGCTATCATCCATAAAGGTGAAATCCTTGACACTGGGACCGTTCAGGAATTGATCGACGAATACAATCGCCCCGACATCGAAGAGGTCTTCTTCGAACTGATCCGCGAACATAAAGAGAAACTTTCACTGACCTGA
- a CDS encoding ABC transporter permease subunit/CPBP intramembrane protease, producing MNWTNIKLIFLREVRDQLRDRRTLFMVAVLPLLLYPALGIGMVQMTVTFTEQTRNVVIIGADEIPPPDLVKDHRIVSDFFNYSEDADKLRVITDAPDSLSTANLDEKTRSAFRDFMKRIEIERATVLELADVQDEIYSLVESKERQKELTEREIALRKKVTSWFSKSPAQVLVIFPEGFREHYETGNKKLAAGEFDLEPGPRAIILHNSADEKSEIAYQRVKQALREWEAVLLAQRLDSASLPASLPDPVQSTLVDLVEADEIAANVWSKIFPALLVIMSVTGAFYPAIDLGAGEKERGTMETLLISPATRTEIVLGKFLTVMLFSISTALLNLASMGFTGQHMLTAVGSANASAIGDLSFPPMLSLMWVILLAVPLSALFSAMSLSLAMFAKSSKEGQYYLTPLLMVTMGLTMFCLNPSIELTPYYSVLPVVGPALLLKALLLGGATSSVVWMYAVPVLVTSFAYSALALWWAIEQFQSEGILFREAERFELGLWIKHLLRDKEDTPSFTEAGVCFVLIAMLQFVFLTSMQSNPNLLGDANGMVVVQLIYLIATVGVPPVLMAILLTKMPLRSLKLKLPSWKMLGVAVVLPLSLQPLAMELLSRLDRFFPPIPAGAEQMMAAMSEVPLWLSFATFAIAPAVCEELAFRGFILSGFQRSRHKWLPIVISAILFGVIHMIPKQQFNASLLGLALGLLAVRSQSLIPCIIFHAIFNGTQVFASQLEIETLQDGFTRYLVTFSKTAEGVDTMTFNPVFLAVCGVVSAGILYWLVKLGDESPGASELTPSANSHVIEASN from the coding sequence ATGAACTGGACGAACATCAAACTGATTTTCCTGCGTGAAGTTCGCGATCAATTGCGAGATCGTCGAACCTTGTTCATGGTCGCTGTGCTCCCATTGCTGCTGTATCCCGCATTGGGAATCGGAATGGTGCAGATGACGGTGACGTTCACCGAACAGACACGAAACGTTGTGATCATCGGGGCTGACGAAATTCCGCCGCCAGATCTGGTCAAGGACCATCGTATCGTTTCCGACTTCTTTAACTATTCAGAAGATGCCGACAAACTTCGTGTAATCACCGATGCTCCCGATTCATTGAGCACTGCGAATCTCGATGAGAAGACGCGAAGTGCGTTTCGAGATTTCATGAAGCGAATTGAAATCGAACGTGCCACGGTTCTTGAGCTGGCCGATGTTCAGGATGAAATCTACTCGCTGGTCGAGTCAAAAGAGCGGCAGAAGGAATTGACAGAGCGGGAAATCGCTTTGCGAAAGAAAGTGACCTCGTGGTTTTCGAAAAGTCCAGCTCAGGTTCTTGTGATTTTCCCCGAAGGGTTTCGTGAACATTATGAAACCGGGAATAAAAAACTGGCAGCTGGCGAGTTTGATCTAGAGCCAGGGCCACGTGCGATTATCTTGCACAACAGTGCCGATGAAAAGTCGGAAATCGCCTATCAGCGAGTCAAGCAGGCGCTGCGGGAGTGGGAAGCAGTCTTGCTGGCACAGCGGTTGGACTCTGCTTCGCTGCCTGCGAGTTTGCCAGATCCAGTGCAGTCGACATTAGTGGATCTCGTCGAAGCAGATGAAATCGCAGCTAACGTCTGGAGTAAGATTTTTCCGGCATTGTTGGTGATTATGTCTGTCACCGGAGCGTTTTATCCGGCGATTGATTTAGGAGCAGGCGAAAAAGAGCGTGGGACGATGGAGACGTTGTTGATCTCGCCAGCGACTCGAACAGAGATCGTACTCGGAAAGTTCCTGACGGTCATGCTGTTTAGTATTTCGACAGCGTTGTTGAACCTCGCCAGTATGGGGTTCACGGGGCAGCACATGCTGACAGCCGTCGGCAGTGCGAATGCCTCGGCCATTGGAGATCTTTCTTTCCCTCCAATGCTCTCACTGATGTGGGTTATCCTGCTGGCAGTTCCGCTCTCTGCATTGTTCAGCGCCATGAGTCTCTCGTTGGCGATGTTTGCGAAGAGTAGCAAAGAAGGTCAGTACTATCTGACTCCGCTGCTGATGGTGACGATGGGGCTGACGATGTTCTGTTTGAACCCGTCAATTGAATTGACTCCTTATTACAGCGTCTTGCCGGTTGTTGGTCCGGCGTTGTTGCTGAAAGCGTTGCTGCTCGGCGGTGCAACTTCGAGTGTCGTCTGGATGTATGCTGTCCCGGTGCTCGTGACCAGTTTTGCATATAGCGCACTTGCGCTCTGGTGGGCGATTGAGCAGTTTCAAAGTGAAGGAATTCTGTTTCGCGAAGCAGAGCGATTCGAACTCGGATTGTGGATCAAGCACTTACTCCGTGATAAAGAAGATACGCCCAGCTTTACGGAAGCAGGCGTTTGTTTCGTGCTGATTGCGATGTTGCAATTTGTGTTTCTCACTTCGATGCAGTCGAATCCGAATTTACTCGGTGATGCGAATGGCATGGTGGTTGTGCAATTAATTTACTTGATTGCGACAGTTGGAGTTCCGCCAGTGTTGATGGCGATCTTGCTGACGAAAATGCCCCTGCGAAGTTTGAAGCTTAAACTTCCAAGTTGGAAGATGCTCGGTGTGGCTGTGGTTCTTCCGCTTTCGTTGCAACCGTTGGCGATGGAGTTGCTCTCGAGGCTTGACCGATTTTTTCCGCCAATTCCTGCAGGCGCAGAACAAATGATGGCAGCGATGTCTGAGGTTCCGTTGTGGTTGTCGTTTGCCACATTCGCCATTGCTCCGGCGGTGTGTGAAGAATTGGCTTTCCGTGGATTCATCCTCAGCGGGTTTCAGCGTTCACGACATAAATGGCTACCGATTGTCATCTCAGCGATTCTGTTTGGTGTCATCCATATGATTCCAAAACAACAATTCAATGCTTCCCTGTTAGGACTGGCGTTGGGATTGCTGGCAGTGCGCAGCCAGAGTTTGATTCCCTGTATCATTTTCCATGCGATTTTTAATGGGACGCAAGTCTTTGCTTCACAATTGGAAATTGAGACGCTGCAAGACGGCTTCACGCGGTATCTTGTGACATTCTCCAAGACGGCGGAAGGTGTCGACACGATGACATTTAACCCGGTGTTCCTCGCTGTTTGCGGCGTGGTCTCGGCGGGCATTCTGTACTGGCTTGTGAAACTGGGGGATGAGTCGCCGGGGGCTTCAGAGTTGACTCCGTCAGCAAATTCACATGTGATAGAAGCTTCAAATTGA